From one Gemmatimonadales bacterium genomic stretch:
- a CDS encoding MBL fold metallo-hydrolase yields MSYSLRFWGTRGSIPTPGPQTARYGGNTPCVSILGEGRLLILDAGSGLRPLGHELMSPHAPPLSADILLSHTHWDHIQGLPFFKPLSARGNAFCVYGARQEGVPLQEILRRQMDPMVFPVPLEALAATIRVSDIEEGELALDGFQVRAFRMRHPGTTFGYRLAPVGGGREIAYLTDNELGTGGTYPVAADWRARLVEFLAGTDTLIHDAMYADRFIRARAGWGHSTPRQAVDLAVEAGCARLILFHHEPEHDDDAIDRLLADTRSYARGIAPLLAIDAAAEGMTISL; encoded by the coding sequence GTGTCCTACAGCTTGAGGTTCTGGGGGACACGTGGCTCCATTCCGACTCCTGGTCCCCAGACCGCGCGCTACGGGGGGAACACCCCGTGCGTCAGCATTCTGGGCGAGGGTCGGCTGCTGATCCTGGACGCGGGGAGTGGCTTGCGTCCCTTGGGGCACGAGCTGATGAGCCCGCACGCTCCTCCCCTCTCGGCCGACATTCTCCTCTCCCACACCCATTGGGATCACATCCAAGGTCTGCCGTTCTTCAAGCCACTGAGCGCCCGGGGCAACGCCTTCTGCGTCTACGGCGCCCGCCAGGAGGGCGTTCCCCTGCAGGAGATCCTGCGGCGTCAGATGGATCCGATGGTTTTCCCGGTTCCCCTCGAGGCGCTGGCGGCCACCATCCGGGTGAGCGACATCGAGGAGGGCGAGCTGGCGCTGGACGGCTTCCAGGTACGCGCCTTCCGCATGCGGCACCCGGGTACCACCTTCGGCTACAGGCTGGCGCCGGTTGGCGGCGGACGGGAGATCGCCTATCTCACCGACAACGAGCTCGGGACCGGTGGCACCTATCCCGTCGCGGCGGACTGGCGCGCCCGCCTGGTCGAGTTTCTGGCCGGCACCGACACCCTGATCCACGATGCGATGTACGCCGACCGCTTCATCCGCGCACGGGCAGGGTGGGGGCACTCGACGCCCCGGCAGGCGGTGGATCTGGCGGTCGAGGCCGGGTGCGCCCGGCTGATCCTGTTTCATCATGAGCCGGAGCACGACGATGATGCTATCGACCGGCTCCTGGCGGACACCCGCTCCTACGCCCGTGGCATCGCCCCGCTCCTGGCGATCGACGCGGCAGCCGAAGGGATGACGATCTCGCTCTGA
- a CDS encoding Gfo/Idh/MocA family oxidoreductase has protein sequence MSVSRPVSERLRLGIIGGGAITQVAHLPVLKKLKTIEVQAICDTDLPKARALATRFGVKDAFDDIEELLRFESLDAVVICSPNHLHESHILAALSANLHVLVEKPLAMTAASVQRIVRAAEKRDRVVMVGMNHRYRPDVQIVRSFVQSGELGTIESVRGSWHVFRPGRSQLGWRQRRDQAGGGAMLDLGLSILDLGLWLGGNPTPARVSACLDTTGSGRAVEQSGSAFVVCEGGISLFVDVTWHHLGEGERFGVGLRGSKGTAAINPLTVWKELHGLPADVSPTSSGSRENAFTASYRAEWAHFEAAIAGEAKAPSLSEHLVLHKILDAIYRSTDDGRDVQL, from the coding sequence ATGAGCGTCAGCCGGCCGGTCAGCGAACGGCTCCGACTGGGCATCATCGGCGGCGGGGCCATCACCCAGGTGGCCCATCTGCCGGTGCTCAAGAAGCTCAAGACCATCGAGGTGCAGGCGATCTGCGACACCGATCTGCCGAAGGCGCGCGCCCTGGCCACCCGCTTCGGGGTGAAGGATGCGTTCGACGACATCGAGGAGCTGCTGCGGTTCGAGTCGCTCGACGCCGTGGTGATCTGCTCCCCGAACCATCTCCACGAATCGCATATCCTGGCCGCCCTCTCGGCGAACCTCCACGTGCTGGTGGAGAAGCCGCTGGCGATGACTGCGGCCAGCGTGCAGCGGATCGTGCGCGCCGCGGAAAAGCGCGATCGAGTGGTGATGGTGGGGATGAATCACCGCTATCGACCCGACGTCCAGATCGTCCGCAGCTTCGTGCAGAGCGGCGAACTGGGGACCATTGAGAGCGTGCGCGGGAGCTGGCACGTCTTCCGGCCCGGACGGTCACAGCTTGGCTGGCGCCAGCGGCGCGACCAGGCCGGTGGCGGCGCGATGCTCGACCTGGGACTCTCGATCCTCGACCTGGGCTTGTGGCTGGGGGGCAACCCAACGCCCGCCCGGGTGAGCGCCTGCCTCGACACCACCGGCTCCGGACGAGCGGTGGAGCAGTCGGGCAGTGCCTTCGTGGTGTGCGAAGGCGGCATCTCCCTCTTCGTCGACGTCACCTGGCACCACCTGGGCGAGGGCGAGCGTTTCGGGGTAGGTCTCCGTGGCAGCAAGGGGACCGCCGCGATCAACCCGCTGACCGTGTGGAAGGAGCTCCACGGGCTGCCCGCGGATGTGTCGCCCACCTCGTCGGGCAGCCGGGAGAATGCCTTCACCGCGTCCTATCGGGCAGAGTGGGCCCATTTCGAGGCCGCCATCGCCGGTGAGGCCAAGGCGCCAAGCCTCAGCGAGCACCTGGTGCTGCACAAGATCCTCGATGCGATCTATCGCTCGACGGACGACGGCCGCGACGTCCAGCTGTGA
- the rpmE gene encoding 50S ribosomal protein L31: protein MKADLHPNYRKVTAVCACGNSFETRSTAASIHVEVCAQCHPYFTGKQRLVDTAGRVDRFRRRYQTEPAAAPKA, encoded by the coding sequence GTGAAAGCCGATCTGCATCCCAACTACCGCAAGGTCACCGCTGTGTGTGCCTGCGGCAATTCGTTCGAGACCCGGTCGACCGCCGCATCCATCCACGTGGAGGTCTGCGCCCAGTGCCATCCCTACTTCACCGGCAAGCAGCGGCTGGTGGACACCGCTGGACGGGTGGATCGGTTTCGCCGGAGATATCAGACCGAGCCGGCCGCCGCACCTAAGGCGTAA
- a CDS encoding Crp/Fnr family transcriptional regulator gives MRKVPLFAGLAEADLAAFAELTRERSYPKGSVIVFEDDPGDALYLVAAGQVKVVLIAEDGREVILSVLGEGSFFGEMAVIDEEPRSAHVIAMEDSGLLVLRREDFHARLRSSPEVAISLLREISRRLRRADEKIGSLVLLDVNGRVAHLLLRMADDEGNDRITRKLTHHTIAQMIGSSRETVSRTMRNLVERGIIQVTRKDITLKDRRSLMLAARRGA, from the coding sequence TTGCGAAAGGTTCCCCTCTTTGCCGGGCTCGCCGAGGCCGATCTGGCTGCCTTCGCCGAGCTCACTCGCGAGCGCAGCTACCCCAAGGGTAGCGTGATTGTCTTCGAGGACGACCCGGGAGACGCCCTGTACCTGGTAGCCGCCGGGCAGGTCAAGGTCGTGCTGATCGCGGAGGACGGCCGGGAGGTCATTCTCTCCGTCCTGGGCGAAGGGAGCTTCTTCGGCGAGATGGCGGTCATCGACGAGGAGCCACGCTCCGCCCACGTCATCGCGATGGAGGATTCCGGCCTGCTGGTGCTTCGCCGGGAGGACTTTCACGCCCGTCTCAGGAGCTCGCCCGAAGTGGCGATTTCGCTGCTCCGGGAGATCTCCCGCCGCCTCCGGCGGGCAGACGAGAAGATCGGCAGCCTGGTGCTGCTCGACGTCAACGGCCGGGTGGCGCACCTCCTCCTCCGAATGGCCGACGACGAGGGAAACGACAGGATCACCCGCAAGCTCACCCACCATACCATCGCGCAGATGATCGGCTCCAGCCGAGAGACCGTTTCGCGGACCATGCGCAATCTGGTCGAGCGGGGAATCATCCAGGTCACCCGCAAAGACATCACCCTCAAGGACCGGCGCTCCCTCATGCTGGCGGCGCGGCGCGGCGCGTGA
- a CDS encoding YajQ family cyclic di-GMP-binding protein, protein MASNSSFDVSTGADLQEVDNAVNQALKEIAQRYDFKGTHCTIEFDRDKAEIRLAADDEFRMDALVDVLQSRMIKRGVPVKNLKVGDIVQGTGQSVRRTVSLTQGIPQDVAKKIVKAVKDGGFKKTQASIQGDEIRVTSPSRDELQAVIGALKAQDFGIELKFGNYRG, encoded by the coding sequence ATGGCCAGCAATTCCTCATTCGACGTGTCCACCGGTGCCGACCTGCAGGAGGTCGACAACGCGGTCAACCAGGCGTTGAAGGAGATCGCGCAGCGCTACGATTTCAAGGGCACCCACTGCACCATCGAGTTCGACCGGGACAAGGCGGAGATCCGGCTCGCGGCCGACGACGAATTCCGGATGGACGCGCTGGTGGACGTGCTGCAGTCGCGCATGATCAAGCGGGGAGTTCCGGTCAAGAATCTCAAGGTCGGCGATATCGTGCAGGGGACGGGGCAGTCGGTCCGCCGCACGGTGAGCCTCACCCAGGGCATTCCCCAGGACGTCGCCAAGAAGATCGTGAAGGCGGTGAAGGACGGCGGCTTCAAGAAGACCCAGGCGAGCATCCAGGGCGACGAGATCCGGGTGACCAGCCCTTCGCGCGACGAGCTGCAGGCGGTGATCGGCGCGCTCAAGGCCCAGGACTTCGGGATCGAGCTCAAGTTTGGCAACTATCGCGGCTGA
- a CDS encoding DUF4105 domain-containing protein, translating to MSGACRTVGRLGLWVACAWGGTPVVAAGQTAPSPAEPGAALTVYVMTMGPGAMVWERFGHNAIWVHDPVQGTDLTYNYGLFDFRQHNFVLRFVRGQMWYWMAGFPADQYLEEYKRNNRSVWVQELDLPPRARLQLQEFLAWNARPENRFYHYDYYRDNCSTRVRDVIDRVVGGAVRRATAAVPVAASYRFHTQRLTANDPLIYTGLLLALGPGVDRPLSAWEEMFLPLKLREHLRRVTISGPDGRPRPLVKSERTIFRSTGSPPPDAPPDWLPAYLLVGSTIGGLAWVLSRGARRNVVARAGFLFVVAGWALLVGLAGLVLAGLWGLTDHVMAYRNENLLQMSPLALLLLPFLFGAVRGTSGRGRSAFAVAAMVAGVSGLGLAAKLLPGFHQVNGSVIALALPAHLGVVAALRSFR from the coding sequence GTGAGCGGCGCCTGCCGAACGGTCGGACGCCTGGGTCTCTGGGTCGCGTGCGCCTGGGGTGGGACGCCCGTCGTGGCCGCGGGCCAGACCGCGCCGAGCCCGGCGGAGCCTGGCGCCGCGCTCACAGTGTACGTCATGACCATGGGCCCCGGGGCAATGGTGTGGGAGCGGTTCGGCCACAACGCGATCTGGGTCCACGATCCGGTGCAGGGAACCGATCTCACCTACAACTACGGCCTGTTCGACTTTCGCCAGCACAATTTCGTGCTCCGCTTCGTCCGGGGACAGATGTGGTACTGGATGGCCGGATTCCCGGCTGACCAGTATCTGGAGGAGTACAAGCGGAACAATCGGTCGGTCTGGGTCCAGGAGCTCGATCTCCCGCCCCGGGCTCGGCTCCAGCTGCAGGAGTTTCTCGCCTGGAACGCGCGGCCGGAGAACCGGTTCTACCACTACGACTACTACCGCGACAACTGCTCCACCCGGGTGCGGGACGTCATCGACCGTGTCGTCGGCGGCGCGGTGCGACGGGCCACGGCCGCCGTGCCGGTGGCCGCGAGCTACCGGTTCCACACTCAGCGGCTCACCGCGAACGATCCTCTGATCTACACCGGTCTCCTCCTCGCGCTCGGCCCGGGCGTCGATCGGCCGCTGAGCGCATGGGAGGAGATGTTCCTGCCCCTCAAGCTGCGCGAGCACCTCCGGCGGGTAACCATCTCCGGGCCCGATGGCCGGCCCAGACCGCTTGTGAAATCCGAGCGCACCATCTTCCGCTCGACCGGCTCGCCCCCACCCGACGCGCCGCCCGACTGGCTGCCGGCGTACCTCCTGGTCGGCTCGACCATCGGCGGGCTGGCGTGGGTGCTCTCCCGCGGCGCGCGCCGCAACGTCGTCGCGCGTGCCGGGTTTCTCTTCGTGGTGGCGGGCTGGGCCCTGCTGGTGGGTCTCGCGGGATTGGTGCTGGCGGGTCTCTGGGGCCTGACCGATCACGTCATGGCGTATCGGAACGAGAACCTGTTGCAGATGTCCCCGCTCGCGCTGCTGCTGCTGCCGTTTCTGTTCGGCGCGGTCCGGGGAACGTCGGGACGGGGGCGGAGCGCCTTCGCGGTTGCCGCCATGGTGGCCGGTGTTTCCGGCCTCGGGCTCGCGGCCAAGCTGCTGCCCGGGTTCCACCAGGTGAACGGATCGGTGATCGCTCTGGCGCTCCCGGCCCACCTGGGCGTAGTGGCGGCGCTCCGGTCGTTTCGTTAG
- a CDS encoding SpoIID/LytB domain-containing protein: MATIAADAAAVQLRRWGAAFLVTAGAALPMGSCAPGPSPTPVAPEQPAPGAPGTAEPLVRIGLMVGAVSAVISGDAGLSVTDPSGARLAAVSPGESWQAVTAGSGVAVRAPGGGSTGGEIIDVTGSDSGALVRVNGRPYRGMIEILRDRTGLTVVNRLPMETYLLGVVSTEMGRRAPAELEALRAQAVVSRTYALRHLRRWDVQGFDLYATVADQVYGGAERETPEGTDAVMATRGRILTYGGQPIDAFFYSTCGGRTADGTEVFRGADRPYLRSVPDVADDGAVYCSISPRFRWKETWGGDELRAVLRRTLPTVGVSSRDAEEVSDVRVAYRTPSGRVGQLAIGLRRSEVQVDGPNVRQVLRSTTGDILRSSVFTLTATRGGARVTRLVADGAGAGHGVGFCQWGAVGRARVGQSHQQILAAYYPGTVLERLY; the protein is encoded by the coding sequence TTGGCAACTATCGCGGCTGACGCCGCCGCTGTTCAACTGCGGCGTTGGGGTGCCGCGTTTCTGGTGACGGCGGGCGCGGCCCTCCCCATGGGGAGTTGCGCGCCGGGGCCCTCGCCGACCCCGGTCGCCCCGGAGCAGCCGGCGCCCGGAGCGCCGGGGACAGCCGAGCCGCTGGTCCGCATCGGCCTGATGGTCGGCGCGGTGTCGGCCGTGATCAGTGGCGACGCGGGCCTCTCGGTCACCGACCCGTCCGGCGCTCGCCTCGCGGCCGTGTCGCCCGGAGAGAGCTGGCAGGCGGTGACCGCTGGCAGCGGCGTCGCGGTGCGGGCGCCGGGAGGCGGCTCGACCGGCGGGGAGATCATCGATGTGACGGGCAGCGACAGCGGCGCGCTCGTTCGGGTGAACGGCCGCCCCTACCGCGGCATGATCGAGATCCTTCGAGACCGGACCGGCCTCACGGTCGTCAACCGGCTTCCGATGGAGACCTATCTCCTCGGTGTGGTGTCGACCGAGATGGGCCGGCGCGCTCCCGCCGAGCTGGAGGCGCTCCGGGCCCAGGCGGTGGTCTCCCGCACGTACGCGCTCCGGCACCTCCGCCGGTGGGATGTACAGGGATTCGACCTGTACGCCACGGTGGCCGATCAGGTCTACGGGGGCGCGGAGCGGGAGACGCCGGAGGGTACCGACGCCGTGATGGCCACCCGCGGTCGAATCCTGACCTACGGGGGCCAGCCGATCGACGCCTTCTTTTATTCCACCTGTGGCGGTCGAACGGCAGACGGCACCGAGGTGTTCCGGGGCGCGGATCGGCCCTACCTGCGCTCCGTTCCGGACGTCGCAGATGATGGCGCCGTCTACTGCAGCATCTCGCCCCGGTTTCGCTGGAAGGAGACCTGGGGCGGCGACGAGCTGCGCGCCGTCCTGCGGCGGACGCTTCCGACGGTCGGGGTCTCCAGCCGCGACGCGGAGGAGGTATCCGACGTGCGGGTGGCCTATCGGACTCCATCCGGCCGGGTCGGCCAGCTGGCGATCGGCTTGCGCCGCTCCGAGGTCCAGGTGGACGGCCCGAATGTGCGCCAGGTGCTCCGCTCGACCACGGGGGACATCCTGCGGAGCAGCGTCTTTACCCTCACCGCGACGCGCGGGGGAGCGCGAGTCACCCGGCTGGTGGCCGACGGCGCGGGTGCCGGCCACGGGGTGGGGTTCTGCCAATGGGGGGCCGTCGGGCGCGCCCGCGTCGGGCAGAGTCATCAGCAGATCCTCGCGGCATACTATCCGGGCACCGTGCTCGAGCGCCTTTACTAG
- a CDS encoding CsgG/HfaB family protein — protein sequence MGRLGWAWGFAGAVLVSPLQAQGGRTVLAVLPFENAGSYGEDEEVSEGLRLGIPAMLSSALADRAGVRVAEPSRVAQALEARHLRSGGRLDAATAGQVGKATGARYSVTGSFADFYGKFRINARVVDTETGGIVKVVSNDEASLQDRARLGLIIQAVSEKIAAAVGLPPLPSDAASSRAGALPTEALTQYSRGLLYESRGDKDKAADAYQHALSAYPEYPEARDALRRMGPISR from the coding sequence ATGGGGCGGCTTGGCTGGGCCTGGGGCTTCGCTGGCGCGGTGCTGGTGTCACCGCTGCAGGCGCAAGGCGGTCGGACCGTCCTGGCGGTGCTGCCCTTCGAGAACGCGGGATCCTACGGCGAGGACGAGGAGGTCTCCGAGGGCCTACGGTTGGGGATTCCGGCGATGCTCTCGAGCGCGTTGGCCGACCGTGCCGGCGTCCGGGTGGCGGAGCCGAGCCGAGTGGCGCAGGCGTTGGAGGCGCGGCACCTCCGCTCCGGCGGCCGACTCGATGCCGCCACCGCGGGACAGGTGGGCAAGGCGACCGGTGCCCGGTACAGCGTGACCGGAAGCTTCGCCGACTTCTACGGCAAGTTCCGGATCAACGCGCGGGTGGTCGACACGGAGACCGGCGGGATCGTCAAAGTGGTCTCCAACGACGAAGCGAGCCTGCAGGATCGGGCCCGTCTCGGGCTCATCATCCAGGCGGTGAGCGAGAAGATCGCCGCCGCCGTGGGGCTGCCACCCTTACCCTCTGACGCCGCCTCCAGCCGGGCCGGCGCGCTCCCGACCGAGGCGCTCACCCAGTACAGCCGCGGGCTGCTGTACGAGAGCCGGGGCGACAAGGACAAAGCGGCCGATGCCTACCAGCACGCCCTGAGCGCCTACCCGGAATACCCGGAAGCGCGCGACGCCCTTCGTCGCATGGGACCCATCAGCCGCTAA